Proteins encoded by one window of Vitis riparia cultivar Riparia Gloire de Montpellier isolate 1030 chromosome 11, EGFV_Vit.rip_1.0, whole genome shotgun sequence:
- the LOC117925011 gene encoding pentatricopeptide repeat-containing protein At2g06000: MKKQSENRGANNISLCLLCAHQTQPCDGVALQMTLLLFITRPSRVRASKIAIAQFHEHAVGISRNRPEVIQNPENWIVKVICTLCVRTHSLDACLDYFSKTLTPSIAFEVVRGLNNPELALKFFQLSRVNLNLCHSFRTYSFLLRSLSEMGLHESAKAVYDCMNIDGHSPDASVLGFLVSSATDAGKFNIARTWVDGVEFSLVVYNKLLNQLVRGNQVDEAVCFFREQMGLHGPFDSCSFNILIRGLCRIGKVDKAFELFNEMGGFGCSPDVITYNTLINGFCRVNEVDRGHDLLKELLSKNDLSPDVVTYTSIISGYCKLGKMEKASILFNNMISSGIKPNAFTFNILINGFGKVGDMVSAENMYEEMLLLGCPPDIITFTSLIDGHCRTGKVERSLKLWHELNARNLSPNEYTFAILINALCKENRLHEARGFLRDLKWRHIVAQPFMYNPVIDGFCKAGNVDEANVILAEMEEKRCKPDKITFTILIIGHCMKGRLSEAISIFNRMLGTGCAPDSITMTSLISCLLKAGMPNEAYRIMQIASEDFNLGLKSLKRNVPLRTNTDIPVAV, from the coding sequence ATGAAGAAACAATCTGAAAATCGCGGAGCAAATAACATATCTTTATGTCTTCTTTGTGCCCACCAGACTCAGCCCTGTGATGGCGTGGCGTTGCAGATGACCCTCCTCCTCTTCATTACTCGTCCCTCGAGGGTTCGGGCCTCCAAGATCGCCATAGCCCAGTTCCACGAGCACGCCGTTGGAATCTCTCGCAATCGGCCCGAGGTAATTCAAAACCCAGAGAATTGGATTGTTAAGGTTATATGCACGCTATGCGTCCGTACACACTCGCTTGATGCTTGTTTGGATTATTTCAGTAAGACATTGACCCCGTCTATTGCTTTTGAGGTTGTTCGAGGTCTGAACAATCCAGAATTAGCCTTGAAGTTTTTCCAGCTCAGTAGGGTGAATTTGAATCTCTGTCATTCTTTCAGGACTTATAGTTTTCTATTGAGGTCTCTTTCTGAAATGGGTCTCCATGAATCTGCGAAAGCTGTTTATGATTGTATGAACATTGATGGGCATTCACCTGATGCTTcggttttagggtttttggtGTCCTCGGCAACTGATGCGGGCAAGTTCAACATTGCCAGGACATGGGTTGATGGAGTTGAGTTCAGTTTGGTTGTGTATAATAAGTTATTGAATCAGTTAGTTAGAGGGAATCAAGTGGATGAGGCTGTTTGCTTCTTTAGAGAGCAAATGGGTTTACATGGTCCTTTTGATTCTTgcagttttaatattttaattcgAGGTTTGTGTAGAATTGGGAAGGTTGATAAGGCTTTTGAGTTATTCAATGAAATGGGAGGTTTTGGTTGTTCTCCTGATGTTATTACCTATAATACTCTTATAAATGGATTTTGTAGGGTTAATGAGGTGGATAGAGGGCATGATTTATTGAAGGAATTGTTATCGAAGAATGATTTGTCACCCGATGTTGTAACCTATACATCAATTATATCAGGTTATTGCAAGTTGGGTAAGATGGAGAAAGCttctattctttttaataacATGATTAGCTCTGGTATCAAGCCCAATGCATTTACTTTTAACATTCTTATCAATGGTTTCGGCAAGGTTGGAGACATGGTTTCAGCTGAGAATATGTATGAGGAGATGCTTCTTCTTGGTTGCCCTCCGGATATTATCACTTTCACTTCCCTGATTGATGGTCATTGTCGAACAGGGAAAGTGGAGCGGAGTTTGAAGCTCTGGCATGAACTGAATGCCAGAAATTTGTCTCCAAATGAGTATACTTTCGCTATTCTTATCAATGCCTTGTGCAAGGAGAACAGATTGCATGAGGCTCGTGGCTTCTTGAGGGACTTGAAGTGGAGGCATATTGTTGCTCAACCGTTTATGTACAACCCTGTGATTGATGGGTTTTGCAAGGCTGGGAATGTAGATGAGGCGAATGTGATTCTGGCAGAGATGGAGGAGAAGAGATGTAAACCTGATAAAATAACATTTACTATTCTAATTATTGGGCATTGCATGAAAGGGAGATTGTCAGAAGCAATCAGCATTTTTAATCGGATGTTGGGAACTGGTTGTGCTCCGGATTCCATTACAATGACATCTTTAATATCTTGTCTTTTGAAGGCTGGAATGCCTAATGAAGCCTATAGGATTATGCAAATAGCATCAGAGGATTTCAACTTGGGTTTGAAGTCTTTGAAAAGGAATGTTCCATTAAGGACAAACACAGATATTCCAGTGGCTGTTTAA
- the LOC117924843 gene encoding glucan endo-1,3-beta-glucosidase-like encodes MAPLWIALAVCSIICSRAAADVGVCYGLHGDNLPPPKEVVALYKHYGIQSMRLFDPNPSALEALKGSGIGVILGVPNTDIPNIASSQAAAQQWFDTNLAPYLNDVNFLYIAVGNEVIPGGDGSTIAGAMKNIQTILSSKNVGGIKVSTAVPLTVLGTSFPPSAGQFSKEVDGVMRAILGVLSAQGSPLMINVYPYYGYVGDPANVLLDYAVFRANGTVVQDGPLGYSNLFDAMVDAFYSAMEKAGGSTVGVVVTESGWPSAGKGNVTTPEIAGTYNRNFLAHLNANGTPKRPDAKIDGYIFAMFNENLKPGAATEQNFGLFYPNKQPVYPVFNPII; translated from the coding sequence ATGGCTCCCTTATGGATTGCATTGGCTGTGTGCAGCATAATTTGCAGTAGAGCAGCGGCAGATGTAGGTGTTTGCTATGGCCTCCATGGAGACAACCTCCCACCACCAAAAGAGGTGGTGGCACTCTACAAACATTACGGGATTCAAAGCATGAGGCTATTTGACCCTAATCCCTCAGCCCTTGAAGCTCTTAAAGGGTCCGGTATTGGAGTCATACTGGGCGTTCCGAATACAGACATACCCAACATTGCATCAAGCCAAGCTGCTGCCCAGCAATGGTTTGACACCAATCTGGCACCATATCTGAATGATGTTAACTTCTTGTATATTGCCGTCGGCAATGAGGTGATACCAGGAGGGGATGGAAGCACAATTGCTGGAGCAATGAAGAATATACAAACAATTCTAAGTAGCAAAAATGTAGGTGGTATCAAGGTTAGTACTGCGGTGCCACTGACCGTATTGGGAACCTCATTCCCCCCTTCAGCAGGGCAGTTTTCAAAGGAGGTTGATGGTGTGATGAGGGCCATTCTGGGGGTTTTATCAGCGCAGGGCTCACCCCTAATGATCAATGTGTATCCTTACTATGGATATGTAGGAGACCCAGCAAACGTACTCTTGGATTATGCAGTGTTTAGGGCCAATGGCACGGTGGTTCAAGATGGGCCACTGGGGTATTCTAACCTGTTTGATGCGATGGTGGATGCCTTTTACTCGGCAATGGAGAAAGCGGGCGGGAGTACGGTGGGTGTTGTAGTGACTGAGAGTGGTTGGCCGTCTGCTGGGAAAGGGAACGTTACCACCCCAGAGATTGCAGGGACTTATAACAGGAATTTCTTGGCACATCTCAACGCCAATGGGACACCAAAGAGGCCTGATGCTAAGATAGATGGATATATTTTTGCGATGTTCAATGAGAATCTAAAGCCCGGTGCTGCCACGGAGCAAAATTTTGGACTCTTCTATCCTAATAAGCAACCTGTTTATCCGGTATTTAATCCGATtatctaa